One Hevea brasiliensis isolate MT/VB/25A 57/8 unplaced genomic scaffold, ASM3005281v1 Scaf143, whole genome shotgun sequence DNA window includes the following coding sequences:
- the LOC110673331 gene encoding uncharacterized protein LOC110673331, translated as MMSPIFLILFLLFNLLISASVHATRFNIPRLSPIGPRISRNLDIVSELSVFDDNDDMETFFYTQTLDHFNFRPESYDTFEQRYMINSKYWGGANSSSPIFVYFGAEESLDDDIPIIGFLPNNGARFNALLLYIEHRYYGKSIPFGSAEEALKNGSIRGYFNSAQAIADYAEIIIHVKKNLHAENSPVIVIGGSYGGMLASWFRLKYPHLALGALASSAPILYFHDISPQGGYYSIVSKDFREASETCYQTIQKSWTEIDEIASKPNGLSILSKKFKTCNPLKDSDELKDYLNALFCDAAQYNEPSTYPVNMICRAIDGNTNSGNDTLSKIFGGLVTYLGNSSCYINAFPNVFESSPGWSWQTCSELVVPMGIGNDTMFPPHPSNLSRYLQSCKVTYGVLPRPHWVTTYYGGPNIKLILQRFGSNIIFSNGLRDPYSIGGVLENISDTIVAVHTNNGSHCLDILKAETTDPEWLIAQREVEITIIEEWINKYYVDLKNQQ; from the exons ATGATGTCGCCAATATTTCTGATACTGTTCTTACTGTTTAATCTCTTAATCTCTGCAAGTGTCCATGCAACACGCTTTAATATTCCTAGGCTTAGTCCCATAGGACCAAGAATTTCAAGAAACCTTGATATTGTGTCTGAATTATCAGTTTTTGATGATAATGATGATATGGAGACATTTTTTTACACCCAAACACTTGATCACTTCAACTTCAGGCCTGAGAGCTACGACACCTTTGAACAAAGATATATGATCAACTCCAAGTACTGGGGTGGTGCTAATTCTAGTTCACCTATCTTTGTGTATTTTGGTGCAGAAGAATCACTTGACGATGATATTCCTATTATCGGATTTCTCCCCAATAATGGTGCTCGATTTAATGCTCTTCTGCTTTACATAGAG CACAGGTACTATGGGAAATCAATCCCATTTGGATCAGCGGAAGAAGCCTTGAAAAATGGAAGCATTCGTGGTTATTTCAACTCTGCACAAGCTATTGCAGACTACGCAGAAATTATCATTCATGTCAAGAAAAATTTGCATGCTGAAAATTCTCCAGTTATCGTTATTGGAGGATCATATGGTGGAA TGCTGGCTTCATGGTTTAGACTTAAGTACCCTCACTTAGCCCTTGGAGCTTTGGCCTCATCAGCACCCATTCTTTACTTTCATGATATCAGCCCACAGGGTGGTTACTATTCTATTGTTTCCAAGGATTTCAGA GAAGCTAGTGAGACTTGCTACCAAACAATACAAAAATCATGGACAGAAATTGATGAAATTGCTTCTAAACCCAATGGCCTTTCAATCCTCAGCAAGAAATTCAAGACTTGCAA TCCCTTGAAGGATTCTGATGAGCTCAAAGATTACTTGAACGCATTGTTTTGCGATGCTGCTCAGTACAATGAGCCATCCACATATCCAGTTAATATGATCTGCAGAGCCATAGATGGAAACACCAATTCTGGGAATGATACTCTTAGCAAAATCTTTGGTGGTCTTGTTACTTATCTAGGAAACAGCTCTTGCTATATTAATGCATTTCCTAACGTGTTTGAATCAAGTCCGGGATGGAGTTGGCAG ACATGTAGTGAGTTGGTGGTACCAATGGGCATTGGCAATGACACCATGTTCCCACCACATCCCTCCAATCTCAGCAGATACCTCCAGTCCTGTAAGGTCACGTACGGTGTTCTTCCTCGGCCTCATTGGGTCACCACCTATTATGGAGGGCCT AATATAAAACTCATTCTTCAAAGATTCGGTAGCAACATCATTTTCTCGAATGGACTTAGAGATCCTTACAGCATTGGCGG GGTATTGGAGAACATATCAGACACTATTGTTGCTGTTCATACAAACAATG GATCTCATTGCTTGGATATACTTAAAGCAGAAACAACTGATCCAGAGTGGTTGATTGCTCAAAGAGAAGTTGAGATTACTATTATTGAAGAGTGGATTAATAAgtactatgttgatctaaagaatcAGCAATGA
- the LOC131176509 gene encoding uncharacterized protein LOC131176509, with protein MSSILLFRWFLFFVILLTSATALLDIPRLSPIGPRIHEDPAEILSESISDDFERFFYNQTLDHFNYKPESYKTFEQRYVINSKYWGGANSTAPILVYFGAEAPLDGDLAVIGFLSDNALRFNALLLYIEHRYYGKSIPFGSREEALKNGSTRGYFNSAQAIADYAEIIIHVKKILHAENSPVIVIGGSYGGMLASWFRLKYPHIALGALASSAPVLYFDDITPHDGYYSIVSKDFREASKTCYRTIKKSWAEIDEIASKPNGLSILSKKFKTCKPLNDSDELKNYLDSMYSGAAQYNKPPTYPVNIICSGIDGSSSTDSGNDTLSKIFAGLFAYRGNKSCYINPPTNVSETRVGWRWQTCSEMVIPIGRGNDTMFPPDPFDLNSYIQDCKDFYGVPPRPHWVTTYYGGHSIKLILQRFGSNIIFSNGLKDPYSSGGVLENLSDTITAVHTVNGSHCLDIVFANKTTDPVWLVEQREVEIKIIEGWINKYYDDLRNQQ; from the exons ATGTCTTCTATTCTTCTATTTCGATGGTTTCTGTTCTTTGTCATTCTCTTAACCTCTGCAACAGCACTGCTTGATATTCCAAGGCTTAGTCCAATAGGACCAAGAATTCATGAAGACCCAGCTGAGATTTTGTCTGAATCAATTTCGGATGATTTCGAGAGATTCTTTTACAACCAAACTCTTGATCACTTCAACTATAAACCTGAAAGCTACAAAACCTTTGAACAAAGATATGTTATCAATTCCAAATACTGGGGTGGTGCTAATTCTACTGCACCTATTTTAGTGTATTTTGGTGCAGAAGCACCACTGGATGGTGATCTTGCTGTTATTGGGTTTCTCTCTGACAATGCTTTGCGATTTAATGCTCTtctgttatatatagag CACAGATACTATGGGAAATCAATCCCATTTGGATCAAGGGAAGAAGCCTTGAAAAATGGAAGCACTCGTGGGTATTTCAACTCTGCACAAGCTATTGCAGACTATGCAGAAATTATCATTCACGTCAAGAAAATCTTACATGCTGAAAATTCTCCGGTTATTGTCATCGGAGGATCCTACGGTGGAA TGTTGGCTTCCTGGTTTCGACTTAAGTACCCTCACATAGCCCTTGGAGCTTTGGCCTCATCAGCACCTGTTCTATACTTTGATGATATTACTCCACATGATGGATACTATTCTATTGTTTCCAAGGATTTTAGA GAAGCTAGTAAGACTTGCTACCGGACAATAAAGAAGTCATGggctgaaattgatgaaattgctTCTAAACCCAATGGCCTTTCAATCCTCAGCAAGAAATTCAAAACTTGCAA aCCCTTGAACGACTCCGATGAGCTCAAAAACTACTTGGACTCCATGTATAGTGGTGCTGCTCAATACAATAAGCCACCCACATATCCTGTAAATATAATCTGTAGTGGCATAGATGGAAGCTCAAGCACTGATTCTGGGAATGATACACTGAGCAAAATATTTGCTGGTCTTTTTGCTTACAGGGGAAACAAATCTTGCTATATTAATCCACCGACTAATGTATCTGAAACAAGAGTTGGGTGGAGATGGCAG ACATGTAGTGAGATGGTGATACCTATTGGCCGTGGGAATGACACCATGTTCCCACCTGACCCTTTCGATCTCAACAGCTACATCCAAGACTGCAAGGATTTCTATGGTGTTCCACCTCGACCTCATTGGGTCACCACCTATTACGGAGGCCAT AGCATAAAGCTTATTCTCCAGAGGTTTGGTAGCAACATCATTTTCTCCAATGGATTGAAAGATCCTTACAGTAGTGGCGG GGTGTTGGAGAATTTATCAGACACCATTACTGCTGTTCATACAGTTAATG GGTCTCATTGCTTGGACATAGTTTTCGCAAACAAAACAACTGATCCAGTATGGTTGGTCGAACAAAGAGAAGTCGAGATCAAAATTATTGAAGGATGGATTAACAAGTACTATGATGATCTAAGGAATCAGCAATGA